A genomic window from Tolypothrix sp. PCC 7910 includes:
- the atpE gene encoding ATP synthase F0 subunit C gives MDPLVSAASVLAAALAIGLAAIGPGIGQGNAAGQAVEGIARQPEAEGKIRGTLLLTLAFMESLTIYGLVIALVLLFANPFS, from the coding sequence ATGGATCCATTAGTTTCTGCTGCTTCAGTTCTGGCTGCTGCTCTAGCAATTGGTTTAGCTGCAATTGGCCCTGGTATCGGTCAAGGTAATGCCGCAGGTCAAGCAGTAGAAGGTATCGCCCGTCAACCCGAAGCAGAAGGCAAAATTCGGGGTACTCTACTGTTAACCTTGGCGTTCATGGAATCCCTAACCATTTACGGTCTGGTAATCGCTTTGGTGTTGCTATTCGCTAACCCATTTTCCTAA
- the atpB gene encoding F0F1 ATP synthase subunit A: protein MQMLSVLNAFNSFPLAELEVGHHFYWQLGNLKIHGQVFLTSWFVIGVLVIASLAATRNAQRIPRGIQNLMEYALEFIRDLAKNQLGEKEYRPWVPFIGTLFLFIFVSNWSGALIPWKLIKLPSGELAAPTNDINTTVALALLTSLAYFYAGFSKRGLGYFKKYIEPTPVLLPIAILEDFTKPLSLSFRLFGNILADELVVAVLVLLVPLFIPLPVMALGLFTSAIQALVFATLAGAYIHEAMEGHGGDEHEEHH from the coding sequence ATGCAAATGCTTAGTGTCTTAAACGCCTTTAATTCATTTCCCCTAGCCGAATTAGAAGTAGGTCATCATTTCTACTGGCAATTGGGCAATCTGAAAATTCATGGGCAGGTTTTTCTCACCTCATGGTTTGTGATTGGCGTTCTAGTAATAGCTTCACTAGCTGCTACTCGCAATGCTCAAAGAATTCCTCGCGGCATCCAAAATTTGATGGAATATGCCCTAGAATTTATTCGGGATCTGGCAAAAAACCAACTTGGTGAGAAAGAGTACCGCCCTTGGGTGCCATTCATTGGCACATTGTTCTTGTTTATCTTCGTATCGAACTGGTCAGGCGCGCTCATCCCTTGGAAACTAATCAAGTTACCTTCAGGTGAATTGGCAGCTCCCACCAATGACATCAATACGACCGTAGCATTGGCATTGCTGACCTCTTTAGCGTACTTTTACGCGGGTTTTAGCAAGCGGGGTTTGGGCTACTTTAAAAAGTATATTGAGCCAACGCCTGTTCTGTTGCCGATCGCGATCCTAGAAGATTTCACCAAGCCCCTCTCCCTAAGCTTCCGTCTATTCGGGAACATATTGGCGGATGAATTGGTTGTAGCGGTGCTGGTTCTGCTTGTTCCTCTATTTATACCTCTGCCTGTTATGGCTTTGGGTTTATTTACCAGTGCCATCCAAGCCCTGGTATTTGCTACCCTGGCTGGGGCGTATATTCATGAGGCGATGGAGGGACATGGTGGAGATGAGCATGAGGAGCATCATTAA
- a CDS encoding F0F1 ATP synthase subunit B encodes MGNMGTFLLLATEHSELAEGAAEGGFGLNLDLFETNLINLAILVGILFYFGRKVLSNILTERRSNIETAVREAEKRQKEAQIALSQAQEQLTQAQAEAQRIRKAAEESAQAAKEALLAKAAQDVERLQQTAAADLNTERERALTELRQRVAALALQKVESELRTGIADDVQQTIIDRSIAQVGGS; translated from the coding sequence ATGGGTAACATGGGCACATTCTTATTACTTGCCACAGAACACTCTGAATTAGCAGAAGGCGCAGCTGAAGGTGGTTTCGGTCTAAACCTAGACTTGTTTGAAACCAATCTCATTAACCTAGCGATTCTGGTTGGCATATTATTCTACTTCGGACGTAAAGTTTTAAGCAATATCCTCACCGAGCGACGGTCAAATATTGAAACCGCAGTTCGGGAAGCAGAAAAGCGCCAAAAAGAGGCACAAATTGCTTTATCTCAGGCACAAGAGCAGTTAACTCAAGCTCAGGCAGAGGCGCAACGCATCCGCAAAGCTGCCGAAGAAAGCGCCCAAGCGGCTAAAGAAGCTCTGTTGGCAAAAGCAGCGCAAGACGTAGAACGCTTGCAACAAACAGCAGCAGCAGATTTGAACACAGAAAGAGAGCGAGCGCTGACCGAATTACGGCAGCGGGTAGCTGCATTAGCATTGCAAAAAGTCGAGTCAGAACTGCGGACTGGTATTGCTGACGATGTTCAACAAACAATAATTGACCGCAGTATCGCACAGGTGGGAGGAAGCTGA
- a CDS encoding F0F1 ATP synthase subunit B': protein MFDFDATLPLMALQFLLLAALLNVIFYKPLTKVLDDRDNYIRTNTLDAKERLAKAERLTQEYEQQLADARRQSQAAIEAAQLEAKKITAQKIAEAQQEAQQERERAAIEIEQQKQQAFSELEQQVDALSRQILEKLLGPALAR, encoded by the coding sequence ATGTTTGATTTCGATGCTACTTTGCCATTGATGGCATTGCAGTTCCTGTTGTTAGCAGCTTTGTTGAATGTAATTTTCTATAAGCCACTGACCAAGGTGCTGGACGATCGCGATAATTACATCCGAACGAATACCCTTGATGCCAAAGAACGCTTGGCTAAAGCCGAACGCTTAACCCAGGAATATGAGCAACAACTAGCAGACGCTCGCAGGCAATCGCAAGCGGCTATAGAAGCAGCTCAGTTGGAAGCTAAGAAAATTACTGCCCAAAAAATCGCTGAAGCGCAACAGGAAGCTCAACAAGAAAGAGAACGAGCTGCTATTGAAATAGAGCAACAAAAACAACAAGCTTTTAGCGAGTTAGAACAACAAGTTGATGCTCTAAGCAGACAGATTCTAGAAAAACTATTAGGGCCGGCTCTCGCTAGATAA